The genomic stretch GCTAACTTTTTTTTCAGCTGTTTTATCCGACAGCTTGGTCTCCTCTCTACTGTCCATGTCTGTAATGTTGATGAAGTCAATTTTGTTATGAAATATACCCGAACTGCAGACCTTGTCCTCATCGCTCCTCCAGGATCAGAATCAGAAACTCATGCATCATCTCTTATTCAAGCAGCAGCTCGGATGAACTAGAGTGTCTGACTTTTACGTCTTAGTTATTGTTTATTACGGGTCTAGTTGAGTAGTTGTATTCGGTAGGGATCTTATCAATCTATAATCTTTATTACGGGTCTAGTTGAGTAGTTGTATTCGGTATGGATCTTATCAATCTATAATCTTTATTACGGGTCTAGTTGAGTAGTTGTATTCGGTATGGATCTTCTGAATCTATAATCTTTTCCCTTGTAATGGAATTTTGTActaatttgagacggttttacatatGAGACAAATTCTCCTTAACTATTCTTCATACTTCGTAGTTCATTTAGATTGAATTAATGGCTTGTGATGATTTAGAtccaattaaattaatattaaatgtAGGATTGTGAGACGATGCAAGCACATGACCCTCACAAGCAAACTACAACCTTCTATTTATAGAACAATATAACTCGCTCTATTGGTAAAACTAAGCATGTGACTGTCACAAGAGAAAAAATGTACTATATTAATTTGCTTCAAAGTTATGCATGAATTACATAATTCATTATACTTATACATCCCACTTCCATATCAAGTTCCATTTGAAATCAGAAGCAAGCTGGAGTATAATTATGTTAGACAGAAAATTCAGATTAGCAACTTGATTCCCTTCATTCTCTTAATCTCTTCTTTATTTCAACTTTTCCTTTTTATTCTCTTCTTTTCGAGCAACTTGAGTAGCATTCGTGATTAGGCACCTGATGTGCTCTCTAATTGTACTTATATAAGTCTTAATTTAGCAAAAATTTACATGAGATGTTCTAAGTTAAATCTAAAGAACCGGTTTATTATGCGGAGTAATAtggagataattttttttttaaaacccaaAATGGGTAAATTCATTAATGAGAACCAAGCAAACATTCAGCTACCATCGGCACCTAATCAATCCAAGCGGTATTACCAACTACACCCAGTGACACATGCGCGAGAGCATGAGCAACCGTATTGTTTACTCTACTAGTATAGGACCAAACTACAACATTAAACGAGGAACAAATACGGAAAATGTCGTCTAGAACTAGAAAGAAAATGCTTCGACCCTGGTTCCTTGTCTTGAGCGCATTAACGACTTGCGAGCAATCGCTTTCTATAATAATCGAATCATGGCCCGCCCTCACGGCTTCTTCCATCCCCTCGAACACCGACAACACTTCCGCCACATGTGGCTCCCACACTTCCTTTCTATTATACGACAAACCCCATAAGACCTTCCCCTCCGCATCTCGACAAACCGCCCCAACTCCAACCCCAACTTCGTCCTTTACTCCCGCATCAACATTGATTTTTACCCAGCCTTCCTCAGGTGCAATCGAGCCCGCATTATCCACCCCCTTCTTCACACCACCCACGATTCCACTG from Silene latifolia isolate original U9 population chromosome 2, ASM4854445v1, whole genome shotgun sequence encodes the following:
- the LOC141641901 gene encoding uncharacterized protein LOC141641901, whose protein sequence is MVGREESGLVEVQDWVEGWWRDMLAMEREKMMVGCWAIWEARNRVVFEGGRALVDQILRRVENVMAEVAGNGEVMRGSGIVGGVKKGVDNAGSIAPEEGWVKINVDAGVKDEVGVGVGAVCRDAEGKVLWGLSYNRKEVWEPHVAEVLSVFEGMEEAVRAGHDSIIIESDCSQVVNALKTRNQGRSIFFLVLDDIFRICSSFNVVVWSYTSRVNNTVAHALAHVSLGVVGNTAWID